A genomic segment from Lutzomyia longipalpis isolate SR_M1_2022 chromosome 3, ASM2433408v1 encodes:
- the LOC129794183 gene encoding histidine-rich glycoprotein-like gives MALLRIATIFVVCMLAMAACAPAPIFFKNKHEHVVIHVPYHVHDVHHHHVEKVAYPVVKHVPIYKTVHVPVPVYKEIHHPVHHHDLHHHDVHYDGWHGGWW, from the exons ATGGCCCTCCTGAGGATTGCT ACCATCTTCGTGGTCTGCATGCTGGCGATGGCAGCGTGTGCACCAGCcccaattttcttcaagaataaGCA CGAACATGTTGTCATTCACGTACCGTACCACGTTCACGATGTCCACCATCATCACGTGGAGAAGGTGGCGTATCCGGTGGTGAAGCACGTGCCCATCTACAAGACTGTCCATGTTCCAGTGCCAGTCTACAAGGAGATCCACCACCCCGTACACCATCATGATCTCCATCATCATGATGTTCACTACGATGGGTGGCACGGTGGCTGGTGGTAG